In the genome of Ktedonobacteraceae bacterium, the window TGCTTACACCCAGCTGCCCTGCCAGGGCAGTATGCGCCTCCATTCAATAAAAGCAGGCATTGACCTGCGAGACACGTATCGCCAGCAGCTCTTTCAGAGCCGGGTCAACCGTCCCCGCGCGCATGGCCGTTTCCAGCAACTGCATTGCCTGGCGCATCAGCTCTGGTCTGTGGGCCATAGTGCGAAAAAGTGTAGCCATGGTGCTGAAAGATGTGGCTCCATCAGCAGGTAATTCTATATCAATCGGTGGTATGCGAGGCATCGTCTTGACTCTTCTATCCATGCGTTCCTAAAAAAGTACGCCAATATTCTTAATAATATCTTCATTCTAATAGACAGACTGCCACGACGCAAGCAGGGAAAACCTGGTGATTCCCCAGAAGTGTGTATAAAGGAACTGAAACCAGAACTACTGGACAACTGCTCGCCAGATTCTTCGCTGCGCTCAGAATGACAGGCCTGCGCGCAGGCCTGTCATTCTGAGCACAGGCCTGTCATTCTGAGCGCAGGCCTGTCATTCTGAGCGCAGCGAA includes:
- a CDS encoding carboxymuconolactone decarboxylase family protein, with protein sequence MPRIPPIDIELPADGATSFSTMATLFRTMAHRPELMRQAMQLLETAMRAGTVDPALKELLAIRVSQVNACFY